One Streptomyces formicae genomic window, AGTTGGCGGCGGCGTGTGACTATCCGTTGCACCTGGGGGTGACGGAGGCGGGTCCTGCGTTCCAGGGCACGATCAAGTCGGCGGTGGCGTTCGGTGCGCTGTTGAGCGAGGGCATCGGCGACACGATCCGTGTCTCGCTGTCGGCTCCGCCCGTCGAGGAGATCAAGGTCGGCATGCAGATCCTGGAGTCGCTGAACCTGAAGCAGCGGCGTCTGGAGATCGTGTCGTGTCCGTCGTGCGGGCGGGCGCAGGTGGATGTGTACAAGCTGGCGGAAGAGGTGACCGCGGGTCTGGACGGCATGGAGGTGCCGTTGCGGGTGGCGGTCATGGGGTGTGTGGTCAACGGTCCTGGTGAGGCTCGTGAGGCGGACCTCGGGGTCGCGTCGGGCAATGGCAAGGGGCAGATCTTCGTGAAGGGGGAGGTCATCAAGACCGTTCCCGAGTCGAAGATCGTCGAGACCCTCATCGATGAGGCGATGAAGATCGCTGAGCAGATGGAGAAGGACGGGGTGGCCTCCGGCGAGCCGACGGTTGCGGTTGCCGGGTAGCGGTGTCTGTTGGTGGTTCCGCACCGCCCTCTCCCTGTAGGGACCCGCCCGCTTCGCGGCGGTCGGGTCCCCACCCGCCCGCCCGTGCTCCGCGCCGATCCGTCCCTGTAGGAGCCCGCCCGCTTCGCGGCGGTCGGGTCCCCACCCGCCCGCCCGTGCTCCGCGCCGATCCGTCCCTGTAGGAGCCCGCCCGCCCGTGCTCCGCGCCGGATCGCCGCCTGCGGGCCCCGGTCCCGCTCGCGGCGGATCGTCGCCTGCGGGCCCCGGTCCCGCTCCTGCCCCTACCCCCACCCCCGGCGCGGAGTCACGGGTGGGCGGGTGGGCACCACGCCGCGGAGCGGCGGAAGAGCGTCAGCCCCCACCGGGGGCAACGGGCACTCCGGGCCCGAGCCCCGACGGACAAATGCCACCCCCCGCACAAGGCGCCCCCGCCAGGTACAGTGCGGAGATCAGCAGACCGTATGGTGAGGCCCCCGCACGTGTTGACTCAGACCACCACCAGGGTCCTCGAACCGAGTGACCTGGACGCCGCGCTCGCCGTGCTCGAGCGCGAGCCCGTCGCGAACGCCTTCGTGGCCGCCCGCGTGCACGTCGCGGGGCTGGATCCGTGGCGGCTCGGTGGTGAGATGTGGGGCTGGTACGAGGACGGCATGCTGCGGTCCCTCTGTTACGCGGGCGCCAATCTCGTACCGATCTGCGCCACCCCACGGGCCGTCCGCGGCTTCGCCGACCGGGCGCGCAGGGCCGGGCGGCGCTGTTCCTCGATCGTCGGGCCCGCGGAGCCCACGGCCCAGCTGTGGCGGCTCCTGGAGCCGTCCTGGGGCCCCGCCCGCGAGATCCGCGCGCAGCAGCCCCTGATGGTCGCCGACCGGCTGCCGGACGACATCGCCCCCGACCCGTACGTCCGTCGTGTCCGCAAGGACGAGATGGAGACGATCATGCCGGCGTGCGTGGCGATGTTCACCGAGGAGGTCGGGATCTCGCCGATGGCCGGTGACGGCGGCCTGCTCTATCAGGCGCGGGTGGCCGAACTGGTCGGCTCCGGGCGCTCGTTCGCGCGCCTGGACGAGCACGGCAAGGTCGTCTTCAAGGCGGAGATCGGCGCCGCCACCCCGCAGGCCTGCCAGGTCCAGGGCGTATGGGTGGCCCCCGAGTACCGGGGCCGCGGGCTCGCCGCCCCCGGCATGGCCGCCGTCCTGCGCTACGCGCTCGCGGACGTCGCCCCCGTCGCCAGCCTCTACGTGAACGACTTCAACACCGCGGCGAGGGCGGCCTACCGGAAGGTGGGCTTCAAGGAGATCGGCGCGTTCATGAGCGTGCTGTTCTGACCCGCCCGCCCTGGACCCGCCCAAGACCCGCCCAGGACCCGCGGCAAGCCAAGCCCCCGCCCCGAGCGCCCTGTTCAGAAGCGCGCCGGTGCGAAGTAGGGTCGGGTCATGACAGACGATGTCGTGATCGGTCCGCTCGACCTCGGCGCGCGCGTGGACGAGGCGCTGCGCGTCCAGGCGTACGCCTTCGGGCTGAGCGAGGACGAGGTCGCCGTACGACGGCAGATCGTGCTGCGGCACCTCACCTACCCCCGCGCCCGCGCGTTCGGCGCGACCACCGGTGACGACCGTCTCGTGGGCTTCGTCTACGGCATGCCCAACGACCGCGCCCACTGGTGGTCCACCGTCGTCGAGCCGTATCTGCGCGGCCAGGACCTGGACGGCTGGCTCGACGAGTCGTTCGTGATCACCGAGCTGCACGTGCACCCCGGCTACCAGAACCGGGGCATCGGGCGCGCGCTCATCACGACCATCACGGACGGCGTCCCCGAGCCCCGCTCGATCCTCTCCGCGATCGACGTCGAAAGCCCGGCCCGCGGCCTCTACCGCTCCCTGGGGTACGCCGATCTGGCCCGCCGCGTCCTGTTCCCCAGCGCCCCCAAGCCGTACGCCGTGATGGGCGCCCCGCTGCCCCTGCGGAAACGGGCCTGAGCCGTAACCGATTTCCGCCCGCGCCCGGCCCCCGGCTAACCTCCTGAACACCACCTCCCCCGAGCTCTCGGCTCCGTTCGAGCAGGGGGACCACCTTGCAGCAGGAGTTCACCATGGCCCAGGTCCAGCGCATGTCCCGACTGATGGCGAAGACCTTGCGCGACGACCCGGCGGACGCCGAGGTGCTGAGCCACAAGCTCCTGGTC contains:
- a CDS encoding GNAT family N-acetyltransferase — encoded protein: MLTQTTTRVLEPSDLDAALAVLEREPVANAFVAARVHVAGLDPWRLGGEMWGWYEDGMLRSLCYAGANLVPICATPRAVRGFADRARRAGRRCSSIVGPAEPTAQLWRLLEPSWGPAREIRAQQPLMVADRLPDDIAPDPYVRRVRKDEMETIMPACVAMFTEEVGISPMAGDGGLLYQARVAELVGSGRSFARLDEHGKVVFKAEIGAATPQACQVQGVWVAPEYRGRGLAAPGMAAVLRYALADVAPVASLYVNDFNTAARAAYRKVGFKEIGAFMSVLF
- a CDS encoding GNAT family N-acetyltransferase, with protein sequence MTDDVVIGPLDLGARVDEALRVQAYAFGLSEDEVAVRRQIVLRHLTYPRARAFGATTGDDRLVGFVYGMPNDRAHWWSTVVEPYLRGQDLDGWLDESFVITELHVHPGYQNRGIGRALITTITDGVPEPRSILSAIDVESPARGLYRSLGYADLARRVLFPSAPKPYAVMGAPLPLRKRA